The genomic DNA GGGCGGGCGGTGGTTTTGTCGAATACCGCTTCCCGCGGCCGGGGTCGGAAGCGTCGCTGCCCAAGATCAGCTATGCCGCCCATGACCCGGAATGGGGCTGGCTGATGTTCACGGGCCTTTATGTGGACGACGTCGACGCGGCGTTCCGCGCCACGCTGTGGCGCCAGGGCGGCGTGACGCTGTTGCTGCTGGTGCTGCTGCTGGCGGCGGCGCTGCGGTTCTTCCGGTCGCACATCATTCGTCCGCTCGATGAAGCGGTGACGGTCTGTGAACGCGTGGCGCATGGCGATCTGTCGAGCATCGTTTCGCGCCATCATCGCGGCGAAATCGGCCGGTTGTTCGATGCCATGGCGCTGATGCAGGAGCGGCTGGACGTGGCGGTGCGCAGCATCGTCCATTCCACCGGTTCGATCGCGGCCGCATCGCGCCAGATCGCCGCGGGCAGCATGGATTTGCACGACCGCACCGAGAAGCAGGCGGCGGCACTGGAGCAGACCGCGGCCAGCGTCGAACAGATCACCGCGACCGCCAGGCAGAGCGCCGATCACGTGCAGCAGGTGAGCGCGCTGGCGGGCGAATCGGCGCAGCTGGCGCGCCAGGGCAGCGAAGAAACCCAGCACGCGATCGACGCGATGCACGAGATCTCGCAAAGCTCGCAGCGGATCGACGAGATCATCCGCCTGATCGACGAAATCGCTTTCCAGACCAATATCCTGGCGCTCAATGCCGCCGTGGAGGCCGCGCGCGCCGGCGAGCAGGGCCGCGGGTTCGCGGTGGTGGCAGGCGAAGTGCGGGCGCTGGCGCAACGCTCGGCCACCGCCGCCAAGGAGATCAAGACCCTGATCGAGGCATCGTCGGATTCGGTGGCGCGCGGTAGCCAGCGGGTGGAACAGGCCAGCGCCACCATGGGCAGCGTGCTGCAATCGGCCGCGACCAGCGCGCCGTTGATGGGCGAGATCGCCACCGCGTCGGCCGAGCAGAGCGTGGGCATCGAACAGATCAACCAGGCGGTGACGCACCTGGACAGCGTGACGCAGCAGAATGCGGCGCTGGTCGAGGAGTTCGCCGCGTCCGCCGCCACGCTGCACGATCAGGCCGACGACCTGGCGCGCGCGGTGGCGGTGTTCAAGCTGTCTGCAGCCTACTAGGCGACCCCTGCACCACGCTCATCGCGCGTTGCAGGCGTGGCGTCAGTTCGCGGCTGGCGCTGGTCATGGGCAGGCGCAGTTCGTCGGCGATCAGGCCCTGCAGCGCCAAAGCCCGTTTGATCGGCGCCGGGTTGGGTTCGGCGAACAGCAGGCGGGCCAGGCCGCGCAGCGGCTCGAACAGCTCGCGCGCGGCCTCGGCGTGGCCGTCGCGCGCCAGCTGCATGACCTCGACGAAGCGGTCGGGGAACAGATGGGCGGCGGCGGGGATGGCGCCGCGTCCGCCGGCCAGAAAATGGTCGGGCAGCGCCAGGTCTTCGCCGCACAGCGCCTCGAGATGGCCGCGCGCGTTCAACGCCATCAGCGCGGCCGGATTGCATTCCTTGACCGCGCGCAGATTGGGCAGCAGCGCCAGCGATTCCATGGTCTCGACGGTCATGGAGACGCCGGCGCGCTTGGGAATGTTGTAGAGGATGATGGGGCGTTCGGTGGCCCAGGCGATCTGCCGGTAGTGCCACAGGATGCCCTGCTGCGACGGGCCGAGGTAGTAGGGCGGCGGCACCAGGTAGCCGGCGGGGGCGTACTTGTCCAGGCGGCGGATGGCGGCGGCCACGCCGCGCGTGTCGACGCCGCCGGCGCCGAACACCAGCGGCAGCGCGTGCGGATCGCGGCGGATGGCCTCGATCATCTCGATCTTCTCGGGGATGGACAGCAGGTTGCCTTCGCCGGTGGAGCCGAACAGCACCAGGCCGGCAATGCCGGCATTGCGGTAGTAGCGCGCCAGGGCCTGGGCGGCCTCGCAATCGACGTACCCGCCGCGCATCGGCGTGACCATCGGCAGCCAGATGCCGGGGAACGTGGCTTGGACCGAGGTATCCATGGCTCACTGCACCGTGATCGCGGCGGCCGGGCGCAGCGGGCCGAACTCGGCCTGGGGCAGGCCACACATCACCGCGTGCATCAGGGCATCGACCTGGCCGCGATCGCATTGCAGCTGCAGGATGCTCTGGCCATGCGCATGATCCACCGACAGCACGTAGACGCCGATGCGCTCGCCCAGTTCGCGGTGCAGCGCCAGCCGTACCTTCAGGGCGTCCAGGGTGTCGATCCTGACGGTCAGGGCAACCATCTCCGCGGGCCGCGGCGCATGGGCCGGGGCGGGGCGATCAAACGAGGCGCGCGTGCTGCGTTCTTGGCGGGGAATCATGGTGTCTGGCGGGGCGGCGGCCGTGCTGGCTGGCGCGTATCCGGTTGGTTGATGACGATTCCACTATAGAAAGCGGGCCGTAAAACCTGCCGATAAATGCGGGCGCGAAGCGTAAAAAGCGCGTCAACGCCCGGGCGCGTCAGAACGTCTTGGTCAGCGACAGCAGGCCGGTGGCGCGGCCCATGTAGCGGCCGCGGCTATTGGTGTAGACCGCGCGGTCGGCATTGGTGTCGATATAGGCGACCGAGATGGCCAGGCCCTGGCCGAAGTCCTTGGTCAGGCCCAGCTTCCAGTCGGTGTAGGCGCCGTCGGTGAGGTTGCGGACCGTCTGGCGGCCGACGTGGGCGTTGACGGTCAGGCCCCAGAAACCGGTGTCGAAGTTGCCGCTCAGGTCGAAGTACTGGCTGTACTTGCTGTCGGCGAAGCCGAACAGGTTGGTCATGGCGACGGAATACTTGAACATGACCGGGCCGTAACCCACGCCGGCGTACAGTTCGGTGGTGTCTGGGCTGGTGTAGCCGGAGGGGTAGTCGCCCGGGTAGTAATACTGCAGCACGCCCAGGTCGAACGGCACGTCCGCCGCCAGGTTGCCCTTGTAGCCGCCGTAGAAGTCCATTTCCACTGGCGCCGACACATCGCTGTTGCCGTCATTGAGCCAGCTGACGCTGGAGTTCCAGTTGCCCAGGTACAGGCCGCTGGCATGGGTGAAATCGAAGCCGCCCTGGATGGCGGGCTTGTTGTTGGTCTGCATCAGGCCGCGGTAGCGGTACTGGCTGGCCAGGGTGACGTTGGCGGTCAGCGTGTACTCGGGGGCGTCGGCGGTGGCGCTGTCGGCGGCATGCGCAGGGGCGGCCAGGGCCACCAGCGCAAGCGCGGCCAGGGTGTTGCGGGACATGGGATTCTCCTGTGTTGGACGGGATCGCCAAGATAGGAGAAGCGGCGTAAACGGCGAGACAAGACTTACGTGGCCGGCGTAAAAGGCGCATCAATGATGATGGGTGTAGTGCGCGCCCGCGCCCGGCACGGCGCCGCCACGTTCAGTTCAGCGCGCCCGCGCCTAGCCGGCGAAGCGGTAGCCCACGCCGATTTCGGTCAGCAGATAGACCGGCTGGGCCGGATCCGCTTCGAGTTTCTGCCGCAGGTGGCCCATGTAGATGCGCAGGTAGTGATTGCTTTCCACGTGCGAAGGCCCCCAGACCTCGCGCAGCAGTTCGCGGTGGGTCATGACCTTGCCGCGATGGGCCAGCAGCGCGGCCAGCAGGCGGTATTCCATCGCGGTCAGGTGCACGTGCTGGCCGCCGCGCTCGACCACGCGCCTGGCGAAGTCGACGCGCACGTCGCCGAAGCTGATCTCGGCGGCGCTGCCGGCGCCGCCGCGGGCATGGCGCCGCAGCAGCACGCGCAGCCGCGCCAGCAGTTCGCTGACGCCGAATGGCTTGGTGAGGTAGTCGTCGGCGCCGGCGTCCAGCGCCGCCACCTTGTCGGCCTCGGCGGTGCGCGCCGACAGCACCAGCACCGGCACTTCGGTCCAGCCGCGCAGTTCGCGGATAAGGGTCATGCCGTCTTCATCCGGCAGGCCCAGGTCCAGCACCACGGCGTCGGGCTGGCGCGTGCCGGCCTCGATCAGGCCGCGCTTGACGGTGTCGGCTTCGTACACGGCACAGCCTTCGCTCTCGAGGGCCTGGCGCACGAAGCGGCGGATATTGGCGTCGTCCTCGATGATGAGGATGGTGGGCTGAAAGTCGAACATGCGATGGGCTCAGGCGATTTCAGGTTGGATCGGGGGCGGCGTGCCCAACGGCAGGGTGAAGACGAACTGCGCGCCGCTGGACTGGCCCGGCGCGTGTTCGACCCAGATGCGGCCGTGGTGGGCGCTGACGATGGCTTCGCACACGGCCAGGCCGAGGCCGACGCCGGGCGTGGCGGATTCGCGTTCGCCGCGGGTGAATTTCTCGAAGATGCGGCGTTCGGCGCCGGGGGCCACGCCGGGGCCGTTGTCGCACACCGCGACACGCAGCTCGCCGTCCTGCGCCGTGGCATGCAGGCGGATGGCGCTGCCGGCCGGGGTGTACTTGGCGGCGTTCTCCAGCAGGTTGCACAGCACTCGCTCGATCAGCACGCCGTCGCATTCGACCAGCGGCAGGCCGGAAAGGCTGTCGACCGAGATCCGATGCGATGCCAGCGGCTCGCGCATGGCGGCCAGCGAGGCGCCGACCAGTTCCTCGATCGACTGCCACTCCAGCCGCAGCGGCGTGTCGCGGCTCTGCAGCCGCGCCATGTCCAGCAGGTTGGCGACCAGCGCGTGCATGCGCTGGGCCTGGTCGCGCATGGCGCGGATGGTGTCCTGGATGTCGGCCGGCAGCGCGTCCTGGCGCCGCATCAGCGTGTCGGTCATGCCGACCAGGCTGGTGAGCGGGGTGCGCAGGTCGTGCGAGACCGCCGCCAGCAGCGAGTTGCGCAGCTTTTCGGATTCCATGCTGACCAGCGCCTGCTGCGCCACTTCCACGTAGTGCAATCGTTCCAGGGCGATGGCGATGAGCGTGGCGTAGGCCTCGATCTGGCGGCGCGAGTCGGGCTGCGAGAACAGGCTGCGACGCGGCGCCGCCAACGCCAGCACGCCACGGGTACGCATCGGCGCCTTCAGCGGCAGGTACAGCAGGTCGCTGTTGGACAGCGTGGCGGTGCCGGCGCCGGCCGGCTGGCCGTGGTCGTAGACCCACTGGGCCAGCGCCGATTCCAGCGGCGGCATGTCCGCGGCGGCGGGCGAGGCCAGCTTGAGGCGATCGTCCAGTCCCAGGATGTAGAGCGCGCAGCGCGAGCCGAAGGTGGCGTGCACGAAGGCGCCGGCGGACGCGACGATCTGCTCGGGCAGCAGCGCCGAGGACAGCTCGCGCGCGAATTCATACAGGCTGCGCGCGTCGGCCTCGCGCTTGACCGAGGCCTGCGCCTGCAGCCGCAGGCCGGCGGTGAGCTGGCCGATCAGCAGGCCCACGGCCAGCAGCACGCCGAAGGTCAGCAGGTACTGCACGTCCGAGACCGCGAAGGAGGCCAGCGGTTGCACGAAGAAGAAATCGAACAATCCCACGCTGACAATGGAGGCCAGGGCGGCCGGACCGCGCCCATGGCGCAACGCCACCGCCACCACCGCCAGCAGGAACAGCATGACGATGTTGGTCTGGTGCAGCGCCGGAAAGGCCAGCGCCGACAGCGCGGTGGCCACCGCGCAATAGCACAGCGCCCAGGCGTAGCCGGCCAGCGCCAGCGGGCCTCGTTCGTCGGCCGCCTGGCGGCCGCGGCGGCCCAGCGTCAGCGGATCGCGGCCGGGCGCGCTGCTGGCGGGCAAGGGCGGCGCGCCCAGGCGGATGATGTCGATCTCGGGGCAGCCCGCGGCCAGCATGTCGGCAAAACTGTGGCGGCGCCACAGCCAGCCCGGGCTGATGGCCGCCGTCAGCAGCGCCGACAGCGACAGGCGCAGGCGCTGCAGGCCGCTGGCGCGGGTGCGGCCGATGATGGCCTTGGTGATGTTGTGGCGGCGCACGTAGCGCACCACCGCGTCGACCATGTCGCCGCCAGCCAGGGTTTCGCAGCGCGCGCCGAGCGAATCGGCCAGGGCCAGGCTGCGTTGCAGCCGTTCCTGCTCGGCCTGCGGCGGCGGCGCGGCGCGCGGCGCGTCGATGGTGACGACGTGCAGGTCGCATTCCAGCTGCTGGCTGAGCCGATGGGCGCTGCGGATCACGTAGTCGGCGTCGGCATCGGAGCCGATGCAGGCCACCACCGCTTCGCGGGTGCGCCAGACGGGTTCGATGGCGCGGTCGCGGCGGTAGGCCTGGACGTCGTCGTCGACGTGGTCTGCGGTGCGGCGCAGCGCCAGTTCGCGCAGCGCGATCAGGTTGCCCTTGCGGAAGAAATTGCGGGTGGCGTGGCGCGCCTGCTCGGGCAGGTAGACCTTGCCTTCCTTCAGGCGGCGCAGCAGTTCGTCGGCGGAAAGATCGACCAGGATGACTTCGTCGGCGGCATCGAAGACCTCGTCGGGCACGGTCTCCCAGACCCGCACGCCGGTGATGCTGCCGACGGCCTCGTTGAGGCTGTCCAGGTGCTGCACGTTGAGCGTGGTCCAGACGTCGATGCCGGCCGCCAGCAGTTCCTGGATGTCCTGCCAGCGCTTGGCGTGGCGCGAGCCGGGCGCGTTGGAATGGGCCAGCTCGTCGACCAGCACCAGGTCGGGATGGGCATCGAGCGCGCCGTCCAGGTCGAATTCCTTGAGCGTGTGGCCGCGGTAGACGACGTCCTTGAGCGGCAGGGTCGCCACGCCCTCGAGCAGGGCGGCGGTTTCGCGCCGGCCGTGCGTTTCGACGATGCCGGCCAGTACACGGGCGCCTTGCGCCGCCTGCGCGCGCGCGGCCACCAGCATGGCGTAGGTCTTGCCGACGCCGGCGGACGAGCCGAAGTAGACCCGCAACTTGCCGCGCACCGCCTGGCGCGCGGCATCGTCGAGGTCTTTCAAGAGCGCGTCCGGATCGGGACGCTCGCCAGCATTGTCAGCCATGAACGCGCAAGTGAAGGAGGGAAACGGCTGGCAATACTATACGCCGGCGCGTCATTGCACCGGCGCCAGTTGGTCCAGCGCCAGATTCAGCTTGAGCACGTTGACGACCGGGTCGCCCAGCACGCCCAGCCAGGGCTTGCTGGTATGGGCTGCTATCAGGGCGTCGACCTTTTCCCGCGGCAGGTGGCGGGCACGGGCCACGCGCGCGGCCTGGTAGGCCGCGGCCGCCGGACTGATGTGCGGGTCCAGGCCGCTGCCCGAGGCGGTGACCAGGTCCACCGGCACCGGCGTGGGGTTGTCGGGATCGGCCGCCTTGAGGGCGGCGATCCGCGCCTGGATCGCTTCGGCCAGCGCCGGATTGCGCGGGCCCAGGTTCGAGCCGCCGGAGTTGGCGCCGTTGTACGGCATCGGCGAAGTGGCCGAGGGCCGGCCCCAGAAGTACTGCGGCGCGCTGAACGATTGGCCGATCCATTCCGAGCCGACCACCTTGTCGCCCTGGCGGATCAGCGAGCCGGAGGCCTCGTGAGGAAACACGGCGGCGGCGATGCCGGTGGTCAGGAACGGATAGGCCAGGCCGGTCACCAGGGACAGGGCGGCGAAGACCACCAGCGCGGGGCGCAGGATGCCGCCTTGGCGCGGCAGGGGAAGAGCTTGTTTCATGACGGGTTCCTTCGTAATGGCGGGCGCGGGTCAGACCCAGCCCAGAGCGGCCAGCACCATGTCGATCAGCTTGATGCCGGCGAACGGCACCAGCAGGCCGCCCAGTCCGTAGATGAGGAGATTGCGGCGCAGCAGGACCGAGGCGCCCAGCGGCCGATAGCGCACGCCCTTGAGCGCCAGCGGGATCAGCACGATGATGATGAGCGCGTTGAAGATGACGGCCGACAGGATGGCCGAGGCCGGCGTGGCCAGGCCCATGATGTTCAGCAGGTTCAGCTGCGGATACACCGTGGCGAAGGCGGCCGGGATGATGGCGAAGTACTTCGCCACGTCGTTGGCGATGCTGAAGGTGGTGAGCGCGCCGCGCGTCATCAGCATCTGCTTGCCGATCTCGACGATCTCGATGAGCTTGGTGGGGTTGGAGTCCAGGTCCACCATGTTGCCGGCTTCCTTGGCGGCCTGCGTGCCCGAGTTCATCGCCACCGCCACGTCGGCCTGCGCCAGCGCCGGCGCGTCGTTGGTGCCGTCGCCGGTCATCGCCACCAGGCGGCCTTCGCCCTGGTAGGCGCGGATCAGCTTGAGCTTGGCTTCCGGCGTGGCTTCGGCCAGGAAGTCGTCGACACCCGCTTCGGCGGCGATGGACGCGGCGGTGAGCTTGTTGTCGCCGGTGATCATGACCGTCTTGATGCCCATGCGGCGCAGCTCGGCGAAGCGCGACTGGATGTCGGGCTTGACGATGTCCTTGAGTTCGACCACGCCCAGCGCGCGGTTGCCGTCGCTGACCATCAGCGGCGTGCTGCCGCGGCGCGCCGCGTCCTCGGCCAGGCGCAGCACCTGCTCGGGCACGGTGGCATCCTGCGCGGCCAGCCAGGCGCGCACCGCGTCGACCGCGCCCTTGCGGATGACGCGATCCTTCAGGTTGACGCCGCTCATGCGGGTCTGCGCGGTGAAGGGCACGTATTCCGCGTCCGGGGCGCGCACGGCCGGGGCGTGGATGGCCTTGTCGGCCAGCGCCACGATGCTGCGGCCTTCCGGCGTTTCGTCGGCCAGCGAGGCCAGGCGCGCCGCATCCGCGAGTTCGCGCGGCGACACGCCGGGCGCGGGCAGGAAGGTCGAGGCCTGGCGGTTGCCGAAGGTGATGGTGCCGGTCTTGTCCAGCAGCAGCACGTCGACGTCGCCGGCGGCCTCCACCGCGCGGCCCGAGGTGGCGATGACGTTGGCGCCCATCATGCGGCTCATGCCCGCCACGCCGATGGCCGACAGCAGGCCGCCGATGGTGGTGGGGATCAGGCACACCAGCAGCGCCACCAGCACCGTGACCGTGACGGCGGTGCCGCCGCCCGCGGCCGAGACCGAGTAGATCGAGAATGGCATGAGCGTTGCCACCACCAGCAGGAACACCACCGTCAGGCCGACCAGCAGAATGGTCAACGCCAGTTCGTTGGGCGTCTTCTGGCGCTTGGCGCCTTCGACCATGGCGATCATGCGGTCCAGGAAGCTCTCGCCCGGATCGGCGGCGATGCGCACGAAGATCCAGTCGGACAGCACTCGCGTGCCGCCGGTGACCGAGGAGAAGTCGCCGCCGGATTCGCGGATGACGGGCGCCGATTCGCCGGTGATGGCGCTTTCGTCCACCGAGGCCACGCCGGCGATGACCTGGCCGTCGCCGGGAATGGTCTCGCCGGCTTGCACCAGCACCACGTCATTGCGGCGCAGCAGGCCGGACGCCTGCTTGACGGCCCGTTCGCGCCAGCGCGCCGGGTCGGCGGTGGCCGCGTCTTCGTCGCGAAAGCCCTTGAGCAGGCGCGCGTCGATGGTGGTGCGCAGGCCGCGCAGCGTGGCGGCCTGTTGCTTGCCGCGGCCTTCGGCCAGCGCTTCGGCGAAATTGGCGAACAGGACCGTGAACCACAACCATACCGTGATCGCGAGGATGAAGCCCGCCGGCGCCTCGGCCTGGCCGCGCAGCGCCATGATCCACAGGATGGTGGTCAGGATGCTGCCCACGTAGACCACGAACATCACGGGGTTCTTGAGCTGCGCCGCGGGCGAGAGCTTGCGCAGGCTGTCGACCACGGCGGGGCCGACCAGCGCGCCGGACCACATGCCGAACGTGCGTTCGTGCGGCGCGGCCGAGGGCGCGCGGGCGGCGCCGCCGCCGGCGCCTTGGGTTGGCATATCAATCTTGGCCATTTTCTTTCCTAGCCTGTTGCATTCAGGGTTGCAGGTGTTCCGCGACCGGGCCCAGGGCCAGCGCGGGCACATAAGTCAGGGCGCCCACCAGCAGCACCGCGCCGATCAGCAGCACGACGAAGAGGGGGCCCGTGGTGGGCATGCTGCCGGGCCCGGCGGGCAGGCGGCGCTTGGCCCCCAGCGAGCCGGCCATCGCCAGCACGGCAACGATGACGGCGAAGCGGCCGAACCACATCGCGGTTCCCAGCAGCACGTTGTAGAAGGGCGTGTTGGCCGAGAGGCCGGCGAAGGCGCTGCCGTTGTTGTTGGCGGCCGAGGACAGGGCGTACAGGACCTCGGAGAAGCCGTGGATGCCGGGGTTCAGCACGCCAGCCTGGCCGGCCGTCGCCGAGACCGCCAGCGCGGTGCCGCCCAGCACCAGCAGCGGCGTCGCCAGGATCACGATCGAGACCATCTTCATGTCGTAGGCCTCGATCTTCTTGCCCAGGTACTCGGGCGTGCGGCCGATCATCAGTCCGGCGATGAAGACGCCGAGGATGGCGAAGGCCAGCATGCCGTACAGGCCGGAGCCGACCCCGCCGTAGACCACCTCGCCCAATTGCATCAGCAGCATCGGCGTCAGGCCGCCCATGGCGTTGAGCGAATCGTGCATGCCGTTGACCGCTCCGCACGACGCCGCCGTGGTGACGGTGGCGAACAGCGAGGTGGCGGCGATGCCGAAGCGGGTTTCCTTGCCTTCCATGTTGCCGCCCGGCGAAAGCACGCTCATGGCGCTGTCGGCCCCGGCCTGCGCGGCCATCGGGTTGGGCTGTTGCTCGAAATAGGCGGCGCTCAGCGCGAACACGGCGAACAGCAGCGTCATGGCCGCGAGGATGGCGATGCCCTGGCGCCGGCTGCCCACCATTTCACCGAAGCTGAAGCACAGCGCCGCCGGGATCACCAGGATCGCCAGCATTTCCAGGAAGTTCGACAGCGCGGTCGGGTTCTCGAATGGATGGGCCGAGTTGGCGTTGAAGAAGCCGCCGCCGTTGGTGCCCAGCATCTTGATTGCCTCCTGCGAGGCGACCGGGCCCATGGCCAGCGTCTGCGTGCGGGTGATTGCCGGGTCGGTCACGGGCTGGCCCTTGGCGTCCAGCACCGGCTGGCCCTGGGCGTCGACGCGCGGCTGGTCATAGTGCAGGGCTTCGACCGTCTGCACTTCCTGGTAGTCGTTGAAGTTCTGCAGCACGCCCTGGCTCACCAGCGCCAGGGCCAGCACCAGCGACAGCGGCAGCAGCACGTACAGCGTGCAGCGCACCATGTCGGCCCAGAAGTTGCCCAGCGTGGCCGAACAGTGGCGCGCCAGTCCGCGGATCAGCGCGAACAGCACCGCGATGCCGGTGGCGGCCGAGACGAAGTTCTGCACCGTCAGCGCCAACATCTGCGTCAGGTAGCTCATGGTCGATTCGCCACCGTAGCCTTGCCAGTTGGTGTTGGCCACGAAGCTGATGGCGGTGTTGAGCGATGAGTCGGGCGAGACGGCGCCCATGCCGGCCGGGTTCAGCGGCAGCAGGCCCTGCAGGCGTTGCAGCGCATAGACCGCCACGATGCCCAGGATGTTGAAGGCCAGCACCGCCAGCGCGTAGCGCTTCCAGCCCATTTCGGCCTGCGGGTCGATGCCCGCCAGCCGATAGATGCCGCGTTCCAGCGGGCGGCCCCAGGCGGTCAGCCGGGATTGCCCGTTTTCCATGGCGATGCGGATGTAGCGCCCGAGAAAGGGCGCGATCGCGAGCAGGACCGCCAGGTACACGACCAGCAGTCCGACGAATTCGGCAGTCATCAGAACTTCTCCGGTTTGAACAGGGCGACCAGCAGGTACACGAACAGCAGCGCGGCCGTGAGGCCGCTCAGCCAGTAGAGCCAGCTCATGATTGCTCTCCCGAGGACAAGGCTTCGCAGAATCGGAGCAGGGCGTAGGTCAGCCCCGCCATGACGGCGAAGATCGCGATATAGATGGCATCCACGTTTTTCCTCCCGGGAGCCAGGCTCCCTTCGAACGACGAACCGGCGCGGCAAAGGGGATGCGGACCGCGCGGGCGTAGTGACCAATCAGGACACCGGCAGGTTACGGAGCGGGGGGTAAAAACGGGGTATAGCTTTGGCGGGGGGGTGTAAACGGAACGTAAAGACGCGCTGCCATAATCCCGGTCACGGATGCGCCGAGATGGCGCGACGCGGGTGCCCGGATCCGGGCGGCGGCGCGGGCGTTGTTGAGGCTGGCTCAAAACCGGGTGCGCCGCCCCCTTCCGGAAAGCGGTTTTGGGCGGGAAAAATCCCAATATTTAGAACAGAGATGCCAAAATGCACTGATGTGGTGCATGGAATATGTAAATGAATGCGCCGAATTAGGGCATTCCCCTAGTGTGGCATTCCCGCATCTGGTGCAGAATCTCTTCCCATGCAGGTGAGGAGACAAAGCCCTGCATGGGCAATTACCGGCGGCACCGGTACATAAAAAAGTAGCAGTACTCAAGAAAAGCAAAACGCACAACGGCTGGCACCAGGCAGTGCCGGCCGTTGTCGCATAAAAAGCCCGTATTTCGTCCAGCCAGGGTTTTCTAGCGCCGCGTTTCGCGATATTCCTCAGGTTTCGCTCACGCCAGCTATGCCGGAATCCCGCGTTTCCCCCGAGCCCACCCCGTCCCGCTATTGGCGTCGCAATGTGCGCCTGATCGCGCTGCTGGCGCTCGTCTGGGCAGCGCTGACGTTCATCCCCTCCTACTTTGCCCGAGGCCTGTCGTTCGATTTCATCGGCTGGCCGTTCTCGTTCTGGATGGCGGCCTACGGCGCCCCCTTGGCGTACCTCATCATCATCTGCATCTACGCCCGGATCATGAACCGCGCCGACCAACGCGGGGAAGAGGCCAAGGAGAACCGCTGATGCCGTTCGGCGGAGATACCCCGCAGCAATTCAGGATCCGGCTGCGCCGCATCTACGTGCTGTATACGGCCGGCTTCGCGTTGATGATCCTGCTGATGGCGCTGGCCGAGATCCTGGGCCTGCCGCGCAACTGGATCGGCTACGTCTTCCTGCTGGTGACCGTGAGCCTGTATGCCGGCATCGGCATCGTCTGCCGCACCTCGGACCAGGTGGAATACTACGTCGCCGGCCGGCGCGTGCCGGCCATCTACAACGGCATGGCGACCGCGGCCGACTGGATGTCGGTGGCCTCGTTCATCGGGGTCGCCGGCACGCTCTACCTGACGGGCTACGGCGGCCTAGCCTACATCATGGGATGGACCGGCGGCTATGTGCTGGTGGCGATGCTGCTGGCGCCGTACCTGCGCCGCTTCGGCCAATACACCATTCCCGACTTCATGGGCGCGCGCTATGGCGGCAACCTGCCGCGGCTGGCGGGCGTGGCCTGCGCCATTCTCTGTTCGTTCACCTATCTGGTGGCGCAGATCTACGGCGTGGGC from Achromobacter xylosoxidans includes the following:
- a CDS encoding methyl-accepting chemotaxis protein produces the protein MKNSSLRRELLWFVLAIGVAVLALGGWDAWERRAEMLAERKTELRHVLDLAASIVRNGKQRAVEEGLSVEQAKRNVAQRLAQLRYGADGYVGVFDDGYALLVHPDAKLAGTNVRAVKDSDGLPIFENLHERGRAGGGFVEYRFPRPGSEASLPKISYAAHDPEWGWLMFTGLYVDDVDAAFRATLWRQGGVTLLLLVLLLAAALRFFRSHIIRPLDEAVTVCERVAHGDLSSIVSRHHRGEIGRLFDAMALMQERLDVAVRSIVHSTGSIAAASRQIAAGSMDLHDRTEKQAAALEQTAASVEQITATARQSADHVQQVSALAGESAQLARQGSEETQHAIDAMHEISQSSQRIDEIIRLIDEIAFQTNILALNAAVEAARAGEQGRGFAVVAGEVRALAQRSATAAKEIKTLIEASSDSVARGSQRVEQASATMGSVLQSAATSAPLMGEIATASAEQSVGIEQINQAVTHLDSVTQQNAALVEEFAASAATLHDQADDLARAVAVFKLSAAY
- a CDS encoding 4-hydroxy-tetrahydrodipicolinate synthase family protein, whose product is MDTSVQATFPGIWLPMVTPMRGGYVDCEAAQALARYYRNAGIAGLVLFGSTGEGNLLSIPEKIEMIEAIRRDPHALPLVFGAGGVDTRGVAAAIRRLDKYAPAGYLVPPPYYLGPSQQGILWHYRQIAWATERPIILYNIPKRAGVSMTVETMESLALLPNLRAVKECNPAALMALNARGHLEALCGEDLALPDHFLAGGRGAIPAAAHLFPDRFVEVMQLARDGHAEAARELFEPLRGLARLLFAEPNPAPIKRALALQGLIADELRLPMTSASRELTPRLQRAMSVVQGSPSRLQTA
- a CDS encoding TorF family putative porin; the encoded protein is MSRNTLAALALVALAAPAHAADSATADAPEYTLTANVTLASQYRYRGLMQTNNKPAIQGGFDFTHASGLYLGNWNSSVSWLNDGNSDVSAPVEMDFYGGYKGNLAADVPFDLGVLQYYYPGDYPSGYTSPDTTELYAGVGYGPVMFKYSVAMTNLFGFADSKYSQYFDLSGNFDTGFWGLTVNAHVGRQTVRNLTDGAYTDWKLGLTKDFGQGLAISVAYIDTNADRAVYTNSRGRYMGRATGLLSLTKTF
- the kdpE gene encoding two-component system response regulator KdpE, whose amino-acid sequence is MFDFQPTILIIEDDANIRRFVRQALESEGCAVYEADTVKRGLIEAGTRQPDAVVLDLGLPDEDGMTLIRELRGWTEVPVLVLSARTAEADKVAALDAGADDYLTKPFGVSELLARLRVLLRRHARGGAGSAAEISFGDVRVDFARRVVERGGQHVHLTAMEYRLLAALLAHRGKVMTHRELLREVWGPSHVESNHYLRIYMGHLRQKLEADPAQPVYLLTEIGVGYRFAG
- a CDS encoding sensor histidine kinase, whose product is MADNAGERPDPDALLKDLDDAARQAVRGKLRVYFGSSAGVGKTYAMLVAARAQAAQGARVLAGIVETHGRRETAALLEGVATLPLKDVVYRGHTLKEFDLDGALDAHPDLVLVDELAHSNAPGSRHAKRWQDIQELLAAGIDVWTTLNVQHLDSLNEAVGSITGVRVWETVPDEVFDAADEVILVDLSADELLRRLKEGKVYLPEQARHATRNFFRKGNLIALRELALRRTADHVDDDVQAYRRDRAIEPVWRTREAVVACIGSDADADYVIRSAHRLSQQLECDLHVVTIDAPRAAPPPQAEQERLQRSLALADSLGARCETLAGGDMVDAVVRYVRRHNITKAIIGRTRASGLQRLRLSLSALLTAAISPGWLWRRHSFADMLAAGCPEIDIIRLGAPPLPASSAPGRDPLTLGRRGRQAADERGPLALAGYAWALCYCAVATALSALAFPALHQTNIVMLFLLAVVAVALRHGRGPAALASIVSVGLFDFFFVQPLASFAVSDVQYLLTFGVLLAVGLLIGQLTAGLRLQAQASVKREADARSLYEFARELSSALLPEQIVASAGAFVHATFGSRCALYILGLDDRLKLASPAAADMPPLESALAQWVYDHGQPAGAGTATLSNSDLLYLPLKAPMRTRGVLALAAPRRSLFSQPDSRRQIEAYATLIAIALERLHYVEVAQQALVSMESEKLRNSLLAAVSHDLRTPLTSLVGMTDTLMRRQDALPADIQDTIRAMRDQAQRMHALVANLLDMARLQSRDTPLRLEWQSIEELVGASLAAMREPLASHRISVDSLSGLPLVECDGVLIERVLCNLLENAAKYTPAGSAIRLHATAQDGELRVAVCDNGPGVAPGAERRIFEKFTRGERESATPGVGLGLAVCEAIVSAHHGRIWVEHAPGQSSGAQFVFTLPLGTPPPIQPEIA
- the kdpC gene encoding potassium-transporting ATPase subunit KdpC produces the protein MKQALPLPRQGGILRPALVVFAALSLVTGLAYPFLTTGIAAAVFPHEASGSLIRQGDKVVGSEWIGQSFSAPQYFWGRPSATSPMPYNGANSGGSNLGPRNPALAEAIQARIAALKAADPDNPTPVPVDLVTASGSGLDPHISPAAAAYQAARVARARHLPREKVDALIAAHTSKPWLGVLGDPVVNVLKLNLALDQLAPVQ